The Aeromicrobium senzhongii genome includes a window with the following:
- a CDS encoding enoyl-CoA hydratase/isomerase family protein gives MTVDLRHDAGVTTLTFSSGPVNLYSLELHDEFDAALDQVEADLPRVLVVRAEGKIVSGGVDVAQFHARKTKADTQALYDRMLELPERFAALPVPTVFVAHALTLTWALEVALACDVLLASEKAKFGLVERVIGLTPTMGGTQRFAGRAGVARAKEFVFTGTPYDAATLERWNVVNRVFAPDELDAGVDAFAADLAVGPTRAFAAAKEILREFEAGGVPGSITRTTAIAAELFDTEDLQHGMASFLADGPGNAAFAGR, from the coding sequence GTGACCGTCGACCTCCGCCACGACGCGGGTGTCACGACGCTGACGTTCTCGTCCGGACCGGTGAACCTCTACTCGCTGGAGCTGCACGACGAGTTCGACGCGGCCCTCGACCAGGTCGAGGCCGACCTGCCCCGCGTCCTCGTGGTGCGCGCCGAGGGCAAGATCGTCTCGGGCGGTGTGGACGTGGCCCAGTTCCACGCTCGGAAGACGAAGGCCGACACCCAGGCGCTCTACGACCGCATGCTGGAGCTGCCCGAGCGCTTCGCGGCGCTGCCGGTGCCGACCGTGTTCGTCGCGCACGCCCTCACACTGACGTGGGCCCTCGAGGTCGCGCTCGCCTGTGACGTGCTGCTGGCCTCCGAGAAGGCGAAGTTCGGCCTGGTCGAGCGGGTCATCGGTCTCACCCCCACGATGGGCGGCACGCAGCGCTTCGCGGGCCGTGCCGGCGTCGCGCGGGCCAAGGAGTTCGTGTTCACCGGGACCCCGTACGACGCGGCCACCCTCGAGCGCTGGAACGTCGTGAACCGCGTCTTCGCCCCCGACGAGCTGGACGCCGGCGTCGACGCCTTCGCCGCGGACCTCGCGGTGGGCCCGACCCGCGCGTTCGCGGCAGCCAAGGAGATCCTGCGCGAGTTCGAGGCCGGGGGCGTGCCCGGCTCGATCACCCGCACCACCGCCATCGCCGCCGAGCTCTTCGACACCGAGGACCTCCAGCACGGCATGGCCTCCTTCCTCGCCGACGGCCCCGGCAACGCCGCCTTCGCCGGCCGC